The following are encoded in a window of Panicum virgatum strain AP13 chromosome 5N, P.virgatum_v5, whole genome shotgun sequence genomic DNA:
- the LOC120673175 gene encoding uncharacterized protein LOC120673175 isoform X1: MTMAGSCAAAPVAGLPSLRTPPPTNLRLGGFLHCSSAPRSPSGALLGWTQGAKKQTTTPLAVARLNRLLCGYMRRDGHGGDMRSQGRDDAIMFGPDDDGVKIPTQTETLVKGTAMVAEPEYKPIPDLDYLQELLAIQQQGPRAIGFFGTRNMGFMHQQLIEILSYAMVITKNHIFTSGASGTNAAVIRGALRAEKPELLTVILPQSLKKQPPESQELLSKVQNLIEKPQYDHLPLIEASRLCNMDIISKVQQVICFAFHDSKLLMETCQEAKNLRKIVTLFYLD; this comes from the exons ATGACGATGGCGGGTTCTTGCGCCGCGGCGCCCGTTGCCGGCCTTCCCTCGTtgaggacgccgccgccaacgAACCTGAGACTTGGCGGCTTCTTGCACTGTTCCTCGGCCCCGCGGAGCCCCAGCGGCGCCCTGCTGGGATGGACTCAAGGGGCCAAGAAGCAGACAACGACGCCGCTGGCAGTGGCGCGGCTAAACCGG TTGCTCTGCGGATACATGCGAAGAGATGGGCATGGAGGTGATATGAGGAGTCAAGGAAGAGATGATGCTATTATGTTTGGGCCAGATGATGATGGTGTGAAGATTCCTACTCAGACAGAGACTCTCGTCAAGGGTACTGCAATGGTTGCTGAACCAGAATACAAACCGATCCCTGATCTAGATTACCTACAG GAGCTGTTGGCTATTCAGCAGCAAGGACCTCGTGCAATAGGTTTCTTTGGAACTCGCAACATGGGGTTCATGCATCAACAGCTTATTGAGATCCTGAGCTATGCTATGGTCATAACA AAAAATCACATATTCACATCTGGGGCTTCCGGAACTAATGCAGCTGTTATTAGGGGCGCTTTAAGAGCTGAAAAGCCAGAGTTGCTTACTGTAATTTTACCTCAAAGTCTAAAGAAGCAGCCTCCTGAAAGCCAAGAACTGTTGTCTAAA GTACAAAACTTGATTGAGAAGCCACAGTATGACCATTTACCACTGATTGAGGCTAGCAG GTTATGCAACATGGACATCATCTCGAAGGTCCAACAGGTGATCTGCTTCGCGTTCCATGACAGCAAGCTGCTGATGGAGACATGCCAGGAGGCCAAGAACCTTCGGAAGATCGTGACGCTTTTCTACTTGGATTAG
- the LOC120673175 gene encoding uncharacterized protein LOC120673175 isoform X2, producing the protein MRRDGHGGDMRSQGRDDAIMFGPDDDGVKIPTQTETLVKGTAMVAEPEYKPIPDLDYLQELLAIQQQGPRAIGFFGTRNMGFMHQQLIEILSYAMVITKNHIFTSGASGTNAAVIRGALRAEKPELLTVILPQSLKKQPPESQELLSKVQNLIEKPQYDHLPLIEASRLCNMDIISKVQQVICFAFHDSKLLMETCQEAKNLRKIVTLFYLD; encoded by the exons ATGCGAAGAGATGGGCATGGAGGTGATATGAGGAGTCAAGGAAGAGATGATGCTATTATGTTTGGGCCAGATGATGATGGTGTGAAGATTCCTACTCAGACAGAGACTCTCGTCAAGGGTACTGCAATGGTTGCTGAACCAGAATACAAACCGATCCCTGATCTAGATTACCTACAG GAGCTGTTGGCTATTCAGCAGCAAGGACCTCGTGCAATAGGTTTCTTTGGAACTCGCAACATGGGGTTCATGCATCAACAGCTTATTGAGATCCTGAGCTATGCTATGGTCATAACA AAAAATCACATATTCACATCTGGGGCTTCCGGAACTAATGCAGCTGTTATTAGGGGCGCTTTAAGAGCTGAAAAGCCAGAGTTGCTTACTGTAATTTTACCTCAAAGTCTAAAGAAGCAGCCTCCTGAAAGCCAAGAACTGTTGTCTAAA GTACAAAACTTGATTGAGAAGCCACAGTATGACCATTTACCACTGATTGAGGCTAGCAG GTTATGCAACATGGACATCATCTCGAAGGTCCAACAGGTGATCTGCTTCGCGTTCCATGACAGCAAGCTGCTGATGGAGACATGCCAGGAGGCCAAGAACCTTCGGAAGATCGTGACGCTTTTCTACTTGGATTAG
- the LOC120674796 gene encoding serine carboxypeptidase-like 50 produces MAAPLTFPLLVFVHATAVSGSAAAAAVSFPREALPTRSGYLPIPPANASLYFAFYEATHPLTPPASTPLLVWLEGGPGAPSLVSNFFQIGPYTFAAGRNNSSAPLSPNPFAWNRRFGLLFVDSPLGTGYSAAPSPSAIPTNQSVVAEHILAALQSFFAAQPAEFRARPLYLTGESYAGKTIPAAGSLILATNPELPEQRRINLQGVAIGNGLVHPVAQVTTHADAAYFMGLVNARQRREAEAMQAEAVALTSAGRWREASDARARLLVWLRNATGLASLFDVAVDTPPGAVAAVAARAAELFNDPEVRAALGARAGGAPWQLGSPAVEAAFRDDVMKSAKPDVEALLGASTRVLLYEEIRDVQDGPVAAEAWLREMEWDGLPAFQDAARTVWRRSGGDAAGRLAGYVQRYGALVPVAVYGAGHLVPAAQGAAAQEMIEDWVFDKGLFGSGVPA; encoded by the coding sequence ATGGCAGCTCCTCTCACGTTTCCCCTCCTCGTCTTTGTCCACGCCACGGCCGTCtcaggctcggcggcggcggcggcggtatcATTCCCTAGAGAAGCCCTCCCGACCAGGTCCGGCTACCTCCCGATCCCGCCGGCGAACGCTTCACTCTACTTCGCCTTCTACGAGGCCACCCACCCGTTGACACCGCCGGCCTCCACGCCGCTTCTCGTCTGGCTCGAGGGCGGccccggcgccccctccttggtCAGCAACTTCTTCCAGATCGGCCCCTAcaccttcgccgccggccgcaacAACAGCTccgcccccctgtcgcccaacCCCTTCGCGTGGAACCGCCGCTTCGGGCTCCTCTTCGTCGACAGCCCGCTCGGCACCGGATACAGCGCTGCGCCGTCCCCCTCCGCCATCCCCACGAACCAGTCCGTCGTCGCCGAGCACATCCTCGCCGCGCTCCAGTCCTTCTTCGCCGCCCAGCCGGCGGAGTTCCGCGCCCGCCCGCTCTACCTCACCGGCGAGAGCTACGCCGGCAAGACCATCCCCGCGGCCGGCTCGCTCATACTGGCCACGAACCCCGAGCTGCCGGAGCAGCGGAGGATCAATCTGCAGGGCGTGGCCATCGGCAACGGCCTGGTCCACCCCGTGGCGCAGGTGACCACGCACGCGGACGCCGCCTACTTCATGGGGCTCGTCAACGCGAGGCAGAGGCGCGAGGCCGAGGCGATgcaggcggaggcggtggcgctgaCCAGCGCGGGGCGGTGGCGCGAGGCGTCCgacgcgcgggcgcggctgctggtgtggctgcggaacGCCACGGGGCTGGCGTCGCTGTTCGACGTGGCGGTGGACACGCCCCCGGGGGCCGTGGCTGCCGTGGCCGCCCGGGCCGCGGAGCTCTTCAACGACCCCGAGGtgagggcggcgctgggcgcccGGGCCGGGGGCGCGCCGTGGCAGCTGGGCAGCCCGGCGGTGGAAGCGGCGTTCCGCGACGACGTGATGAAGAGCGCCAAGCCGGACGTGGAGGCGCTGCTCGGGGCGTCCACGCGCGTCCTCCTCTACGAGGAGATCCGCGACGTGCAGGACGGGCCGGTGGCCGCCGAGGCGTGGCTGCGGGAGATGGAGTGGGACGGGCTGCCGGCGTTCCAGGACGCCGCCCGCACAGtgtggcggaggagcggcggcgacgcggcggggaGGCTCGCCGGGTACGTGCAGAGGTACGGCGCGCTCGTGCCCGTGGCTGTGTACGGGGCCGGGCACCTggtgccggcggcgcagggggccgCGGCGCAGGAGATGATCGAGGACTGGGTGTTCGACAAGGGCCTGTTCGGCAGCGGCGTGCCGGCGTAA